The following is a genomic window from Burkholderia oklahomensis C6786.
CGGCGGGATGACGGGCGGCGATCGCCTCGAACGCGCTGCATAGATTCGCATGGCGCGGCATCGGGGCCGCGGCCGTGCGCGCAGCCGGCGCGTCGCTGCGCGATGGCTTCGCCGGAACGAGGCGCGCGTTCGTATCGTCGAGCGCTTCGCGCATCACCGACCGGAACGTTTCGACGAGCGCATTTGGCGCGAGATCGCCGAAGCACGAATCGTTCGTGTCGAAGTCGACGAAGATCGGGCGCCGTGTGTCGAAGTCGCGCACGTAGACCCGCAGCGGATAGCTTTGCACCGGCGTGCGCAGCGGCGTCACCGTCATCGACGTGCCGTCGAACGTCGCATCGTAGTCGTGCTTTTCGTACGACAGGCTCACTTCGAACGGAAGGCGGCCCTGCTCGCCGGCGAGCGCGTCGAGCGGATAACGCTGATGCCTGAAGTCGGCCTTCAACTGCGCGGCGATGCGGGTGACGAGATCGGAGAACGTATCGGCCGGCGCGGCCGACGTGCGCAGCACGCAGAAGCCGAGAAAGAGGCCGATCGTCTGCTTGTCGGTCGCGGTGCGCCGATTCAGGATCGGCAGTCCGATCGCGAGATCGCGCGCGGCGACGAGGCGAAACAGCGTCGCGTGCAGGACGGCTGCGAAGAAATGGAATGCGTTCGCGTGTCGCGTTCCGGCCCAGGCGCGCACTTGGGCGGCTTCGCGCGCGGTCAGCTCGAGCACCGTGCGGCGGTTCGACAGCGACGTCGCGCGGCGGAAATACGTGCTGTCGTACGACGCGAGACGTTCGGCCCAATATCGGCGCGAGGCGGCGCATTTGCCGGACGACAGGTAGGCGCGCTCGTCGTCGAGCATCGACTCGATGCGCGTCTCGCTCCACGCGACCGGTTCGCCGCCCGCGCGCAGCCGGTTGTATGCATCGCAGAGCAGCGTATAGAAGCGCGACGTTGCCCACCCGTCGAACAGCGTGTGGTCATACTTCACATAGGCAATGTGCTCGGTGTCGCCGACCCTGATCAGCACCATGCCGTTCGCGATCTCGCGCCCGTCGGACGCGAAGGGGCGGCGTTCGAAATCGTCGTCGACGAAGCGCCGCGCGGCCGCGTGCGGATCGGCGTGCGCGCGCAGGTCGAGCGTGTCGCGCGCGAAGCGCGCGTCGTCGTGCACGATCTGGAACACGCCGTCGACGCCGTCGTACAGCGATGAGCGCAGCGCCGGGCTGTGCCGCGCGACGAAGTCCGCCGCGCGCCAGAACAGATCGTGATCGAGCGGGCCGACGATGCGCGCCGTCGCGCCGATATTCGCGAGCCGGTGGTCTTCGTGGATCTTTTTCGCTGCGTGGATGTTGCGCTGTGCCGCCCGCAAGGGATATCTCATCTGACTGCCCGCAGTAGATTGATTCGCTTTCGAATGTCCTTCGGATGTCGACTCGTCGTGCACGCGTCGCGGGACGAGCGGCGTCGCGCTCGCGTCGTTCGTCCCGATTCGGCCTTCGGCGTCTGTCGACGAACGCGGGCGGCGATCGCGGCCGTTTGCAAGTGACGCAAATTAAAGCACCGCGCCGGCGGAGCGTCTGTCCCCGGAACGCCGGACAACGGCCTTCGTCATGCATTCCCGTGACAGACATCGCGCATGGCCGATGATCTAATCCGGCAGGCCTGTCCGCGCTGCCGTCGCGCGGCGCGCACGCCGATCGCGACGACGTTCGCGCCGCTTGCGCTTGATCGTGCTCGAACCGATAAGGACTGCATGTCGCTAGGTCGACGTTTCTATTTTTTCTGGCTCGGCGAGTCGTCGATGCAGTTCGGCGCGGCGCTGATGTCGTTTGCGCTCGGCGTGTGGGTCTATCGGCAGACCGGCTCGGTGATGGCGTTCTCGAACACGGTGATCGCCGCGACGCTGCCGTCGTTGCTGATTCTGCCGTTCGCAGGCGGTCTCGCCGACCGGGTCGACCGGAAGACCATCATCGTCGCGGCGGACGCGACGCTCGCGCTGTTGACGTCGCTGTTGCTGGCGCTCCTATGGACCGACCGGTTGCAGCCGGTTCATCTGTACGTCTTCAACGGCTGCGCATCGGCGGTCGGCGCGTTTCGGACGCCTTCGTATCAGGCATCGATCAATTCGATCCTGGAGAAGGGCCCGTTGACCCGCGCGAACGGCTTGATCGGCATGGGCAAGAACGTCTCGACGCTCGTCGCGCCGTTGCTCGGCGGGATGATCATGGGCGGCGTCGGGCTGCAGGCGGTATTCGCGATCAATCTCGTCGCGAGCGGCGCGGCGATGCTGTTCGTGATCGAGGCGCTGCGGCATCTCGGCCCGGCGCGCGGCGATCCGTATCGCGCAGGCCGGCCGCTGATCCGCGACGTGCTGACGAGCATCGCGAGCGCGCTGCGCTTCTTCCGGGCGGAGCCGCTGATGCTCGGCCTGCTCGCGTACGTGACGATCCAGAGCGCGCTGATTTCGCTCGCGACGCTGATGATCGCGCCGCTCGTGCTCGCGAATCACGCGAGCGAACAGCTCGGGCTCGTCTATGCGTCGGCGGCGCTTGGCGGGTTTGCCGGCATGTCGCTCCTCGTCGCGACGACGAATCCGCAGCGCCTGATGCTGATCGTCGTGGCGGCGGACGCCGTGCTGTCTCTGTGCATGCTGTCGATCGGCCTCGTGTCGGCGACGTCGTCGTATTGCGCGATCGCGTTCGTCGCGCTCGCGGCGGGCAGCGTCGCCGAAGGATGCTGCAACGCGCTGTGGATGCGGAAGATACCGGTGCGGCACAAGGCGAGCGTGCTGTCGCTCGTCAGCATGTCGACGATTGCGACGGTGACCGCCGTCGTCGCGGCGAGCGGATTCGTCGTCGATCGTTTGCTCGAGCCCGCGCTGTCGGCGGGCGGCGCGGCCGCGCAGATCGCGAGCGCATGGTTCGGCATCGGCAAGGGCGGGGGCGTCGCGCTGCTGTTCGTCGTCAGCGGCGCGGCGAGCGTCCTGCTGTGCGCCTGCACGTTCGCCTATCCGGGCACGCGCAGAATCGATCTGCTCGTGCCCGACGGGGCCTGACGAACGATGCGCGGAAGCGAGGCGGCGCGAAGCGGCAAAGCGGTGCGCCGCACCGGCCGCTCGCGCCCGGCGTCGCGGCGGCTTCGCGCGGCCGATCGATTGCCGTCGGGATGCCGTCGGGATGCTGCTCGGGACGGCGGCGCTCGACGCAACGCGATCCCGGCTGCCCGAGTCCGAATGCGATATATCGGCGGCAGAGCGGACCTCGCGCGCCGATAGGCGACTACCGCGCTGTTTCGCTACCGCGCTCGTTCGCCGTGATGCGAAGCGGGAACTCGCCCGGCATCAGCCTGAGCGTCGCCGCCCAGAACGCGAGCGCCGCCGCGCTGACGGACGCGCCCAACATGCAGACGCCACGCCATCCGGCCGTCGCGTAGACCGCGGTCGACGC
Proteins encoded in this region:
- a CDS encoding MFS transporter, with the translated sequence MSLGRRFYFFWLGESSMQFGAALMSFALGVWVYRQTGSVMAFSNTVIAATLPSLLILPFAGGLADRVDRKTIIVAADATLALLTSLLLALLWTDRLQPVHLYVFNGCASAVGAFRTPSYQASINSILEKGPLTRANGLIGMGKNVSTLVAPLLGGMIMGGVGLQAVFAINLVASGAAMLFVIEALRHLGPARGDPYRAGRPLIRDVLTSIASALRFFRAEPLMLGLLAYVTIQSALISLATLMIAPLVLANHASEQLGLVYASAALGGFAGMSLLVATTNPQRLMLIVVAADAVLSLCMLSIGLVSATSSYCAIAFVALAAGSVAEGCCNALWMRKIPVRHKASVLSLVSMSTIATVTAVVAASGFVVDRLLEPALSAGGAAAQIASAWFGIGKGGGVALLFVVSGAASVLLCACTFAYPGTRRIDLLVPDGA